The DNA region AACGTGAACTACGAGATAAAGACTGGGATGTACCTGAAATTCTAAAAGGAGGTGGTGATAAATTGCTTAGAAACGATGGGGGTAAATTTGTTGATGTAAGTGAAGAATCTGGTATATTTGGAAGCCTAATTGGTTTTGGTTTAGGAGTTACTGTAGGTGATGTTAATGGAGATACATACCCAGATATTTATATTTCAAATGATTTTTATGAGAGAGATTATTTATATATAAACAATACAAATGGTACTTTCTCTGAAAAAATCCAAGATATGACTACACACATTAGTCAGTCGTCAATGGGAGCTGATTTTGCAGATATTAATAATGATGGTCGGGGTGATATTTTTACAACAGATATGTTACCTGAAGGAGATGAACGACTTAAAAATACCACAAGTTTTGATAATTATGATCTTTTGACTCGTAAGTTGAGCATGGATTTTTATAATCAATATATGTCTAATGCCTTGCAGCTTAATGATGGAGACCGCTTTACTGAAATTGCAAATTATGCTGGTGTAAGTAAAACAGATTGGAGTTGGGGAGCATTAATATTTGATATGAACAATGATGGCTACAAAGACATTTATGTTTGTAATGGTATTTACAATGATTTGACTAATCAGGATTTTATGGATTTTTTTGCTAATGAATTGATGCAAAAAATGGTGGTTACGGGTAAAAAAGAAGAAATGGAGACGATAATTGCCAAAATGCCAAGTACGCCTATTTCTAATTATGCATTTCTAAACAACGGCAATCTTTCTTTTACAAATAAAGCAACTAACTGGGGGTTAGCTACACCAAGTTTTTCAAACGGTGCTGCTTATGGGGATTTAGATAATGATGGCGACTTAGATTTAGTAGTCAATAATGTGAATATGGAATCGTTTGTTTATAGAAATAATTCAGAGAAAAACAAAGCAAATCATTATCTTAAAGTCAAATTAAAAGGAGATAAACAAAATACATTTGCTATTGGAAGTGTTGTTGAATTGTATAGTGGGAAGGAGATTATTCGTCAAGAACTAATTCCTTCAAGAGGGTTTCAATCTTCAGTAGATTATGTAATGACATTTGGTTTGGGTACTAAAAAAATTGATTCTTTGCAGGTTATCTGGCCTAATGGGAAAACTCAAATTGTAAAGCAACCACGTCAAAATTATACACTTAACTTATCAATTGGAAATGCCAAAACGAATTATTTGGTAAAAGCGAATAAATCAAAACCTTTACTTAAGTCTGTTAAAACAAATTTCTTAACTCATAAGGAAAATGATTATATAGATTTTGATTATGAAGGTTTAATTTCAAAAATGCTCTCTCAGGAGGGACCATCACTTGCAATTGGTGATGTTAATGGTGATGGGAATGAAGATGTTTTTATTGGAGGGGGAAAAGGACAATCCGGTAAAATCTATCTTAATAATGCTGCTAATAATTTTGCCATTACCAATCAAAAAGTATTTGAATTAGATTCTGCTTTTGAAGATACAGCTGCAAGTTTTTTTGATGTCGATAATGACGGAGATCTGGACCTGTTTGTAGGGTCGGGAGGTAATGAAAATATTGATATTGCTAATTATTCTAACCGCTTGTATTTGAACAACGGGAAAGGTATATTCACTAAATCCACTTCCAAAATACCTACAGCTAATACCAATGTTTCGGTAGTTACACCTTATGATTTTGATAATGATGGCGATATGGATGTTTTTGTTGGAAGTAGAAGTGTACCGGGAATATATGGAATAGATCCGAAACATCTTTTGTTGGAAAATGATGGAAAAGGAAATTTTGTTAATGTTATTGATAAAAAAGCCTTTAAGGTGAATTCGGTTGGAATGATTACCGATGCTGTTTGGGAGGATATCGATAATGATGGGAAGAAAGATTTGATAATTGTAGGAGATTGGATGGCGCCACAAATTTTTAAAAATACTGGCAGACGTTTAGCAGTATTTAATTCAAATTTGGCAGGGTTTTCAGGTTTTTGGAATTCAGTACAATGTGTGGATTTGAATAATGACGGCAAAAAAGATTTAATTTTGGGTAATAAGGGTACAAATACTTCTTATAAAGCAACGGTTAAAAACCCTATGAGATTGTTTACAAATGATTTTGATGGAAATGGTACTATTGAACAAATTTCTACCAGATATATAGATGGAAAGGATAAACCTATTAATCTTAAACAGGAAATGGCGAAACAAATTCCTTCAATTAAGAAGAAAAATTTGAGTTATGCAGATTATGCCAAAAAATCTGTTCAGGAAATATTTTCTACTGATGTAATAAACAGTTCATTGAAAAAAACGGCTGTAATTCAGGAAAGTGTTGTGGCAATAAATAATGGAAAAGGGAATTTTAAAGTAAAAAAATTACCAACTCCTGTCCAGCTTTCATCAGTTAATACTATTTGTGTTACTGATGTGAATCATGATGGGAATTTAGATCTAATTCTAGGAGGAAATCAATACGAGTATAAGCCACAATATAATCGTTTAGATGCCAGTTTTGGTAGTCTCTTATTAGGAGATAAAAAAGGTGATTTTTCTTGGTTGCCCTATGATAAATCTGGATTATTTATAACTGGAGAAGTACAAAAAATTAAATGTATTAAATCTAAAAACAATTCGATAGCTGTACTAGCTGTTGTAAATAATAATACACCAAAACTATTTATAAGTAATGAATAAAATTATTATAGCAGGTCTGTTTACATTTCTTTTCATTAATTGCTCAAGAAACGAAAATCAATTATTTGAAAAACTTTCATCTGAAAAAAGTAATGTTAAGTTTAATAATAAATTAGATGCTTCTAAAAATATTTCAATTTTAGACTATTTGTATTATTACAATGGTGGTGGAGTAGCTTTAGGAGATATTAATAATGATGGATTAGTTGATATTTATTTTACATCTAATCAGGGAAAAAATAAATTATATCTCAACAAAGGAGGGAATGTTTTTGAAGATATTTCCGTAAAAGCAGGAGTAGAAGGGGAAAGTGACTGGGAAACGGGTTCTATTATGGCTGATGTCAATGGAGACGGATATCTTGATATTTATGTTTGTGCGGTCGTTGGTATTAATGGTTTTGAAGGTCATAACGAATTGTATATTAATAATGGAGATAATACGTTTACCGAAAGTGCCGCCGAATATGGTTTGGATATTGATAATTATTGCAGTTCAGTGGCTTTCTTTGATTATGATAATGACGGCGATTTAGACATGTATTTATTAAATCACGCAATACACTCCGAATTATCTTATGGTAAAGCAGAAATTCGAAATAAAAGAAATTATGAAAGTGGTGATAAATTATTTAGAAATGATGCTGGTAAATTTGTTGATGTAAGTGAGCAAGCAGGAATTTTTGGAGGAGCGAACGGATACGGTTTAGGAATTGCAGTTTCTGATTTTAATTTGGATGGTAATCAAGACATTTATATCTGTAATGATTTCCATGAAGACGATTATTATTACTTGAATAATGGGGATGGTACATTTACAGAATGTATGAAAAATTATTTTGGACATACGAGTCGATTCTCTATGGGAGTTGATGTGGCTGATATTAATCACGATGGTTTTCCAGATATAATAACCTTAGATATGTTGCCAGAGGATGAAAAAGTTTTAAAATCTTCAGCCGGTGATGATAATCCTCAAATGTTGAAGGTGAGAACAGAAAGATTAGGGTATCATTATCAGTATACCCGAAATATGTTGCAAATCAATCAAGGAGGGAATCACTATACAGAAACGGCCTTGTTGAGTGGAGTAGCGGCATCAGATTGGAGTTGGAGTTCATTATTTGCGGATTATGATCAAGATGGGGAACAAGATATTTTTATTTGTAATGGAATTCCAAAACGACCAAATGATCTAGATTACATAAAGTATTTTTCAAATGACAATGTCAAAACCAAACTTAGCACCACTAAGTTATTAGATAAACAGGCGTTGAACAAAATGCCTAAAGGTAATGTAACCAATTATGTATTTCAAGGGGGTAAAGATTTACAATTTAAAAACAAATCTAAGGAATGGATAGAAAATGATTCGATTATTTCGAATGGTGGTGCTTATGCCGATTTAGATAATGATGGGGATTTAGATGTAGTAACTAATAATTTAAACAATATTGCTTCAATCTATATTAACAAGACGAATGATAAAGCGCATTATTTGAAATTAAAATTGCGTTTTGGCGGAAAGAACACTTTCGGAATTGGAAGTAAAGTGATTTCGTATGTAAAGGGCAAAAAACAATTTAAAGAAATTCAAACGACTCGTGGTTTTCAATCGAGCTCAGAGCCGATAATTCATTTTGGCTACGGGAAAATAAATAAAGTAGATTCTATACAGGTAATTTGGCCAGATAAAACGATTCAAACCCTTAAAAATGTAAAAACAAATCAAACTCTTACTATAAAAGCCAATAATAGTAGAAAAGCTTTTGATTATAGAAAATTACATCCTTTGGTTTTGCCTGTTTTCAAAAAAGTTGCCAATAATTTGGGACTCGATTTTATACATCAGGAAAATAACTTTGTTGATTTTACAGCTCAAAAACTGATACCGTATCAACGTTCTGATCGAGGTCCTGCAACTGTTGTTGGAGACATGAATAATGATGGTAAAGAAGATGTTTTCTTTGGAGGTTCGCAAGGAAAATTAGCCGCAGTTTACCTTCAAAGCGGAAAAGGATTTTCTAAAAAAACATTCCATTCCATTTCCTCAGATTCCATTTATGAAGATGCGTCGGCTGTGATTGCTGATTTCAATGGAGATAGACAAAATGATTTGATAGTTGCATCTGGAAGTGGGCAATATGCAGCTGATTTAGTTCACAGATTGTATTTAGGAAATGCGTTTAATAAGAGTACTTTTCCAGACACCAAAGCAATGAATGCTTCTGTAATTAAAACCATTGATTATGATAAAGATGGTGATTTGGATTTATTCATCGGAAATAATTCAAAGTATAATAGTTTTGGACGAATGCCGGATTGTTACTTGTTAAATAATAACAAAGGAGTCTTTTCGATTGTTCAAAACAAGATTTTTGAAGAAATCGGAATGGTTACCAATGCGTTAGTTACCGATTTTAATAATGACGGAACCCCAGATTTGATTGTAGTGGGGGAATGGATGAAACCAAAATTTTTCGCCAATAAAAAAGGAATCTTCAAAGAAGTTACAGAAAATCTTTTGCCTGGAAAACAAAATGGGTTGTGGCAGTCTATTTGTGCATTTGACATTGATCATGATGGTGACCAAGACTATTTAGTGGGTAATTGGGGGATGAATTCAAAATTTAAGGCTTCTCAAGAATTCCCCATGAAAATGTATTATGATGATTTTGATACTAACGATATGTTCGAAACCATTGTTACTGTTGAGAAAAATGGGAAATACTATACCACAATGGGATTAGATGAATTAGCAGAAGAGTTCAGTGGTATGTTAAAAAAGAAATTCAACACCTATAAATCTTTTGCAGGTAAAACTGTTGATGAAGTTTTTGATACCAAAATGTTAGAAAAAGCAAAATTGTATGAAGTTCATAATTTAAAATCAGGCTATTTGAGAAATGACAAGGGGAAATTTACTTTTGTTCCCTTTTCAAATAAAATGCAAGTAAGTCCTATAACAAGTTTTGTAAAAGCTGATTTTGATGGAGATGGACAAGACGAAGTATTTACCGCAGGGAATTATTTTGGTGTGACACCCTATCATAGCCGATTTGATGGCTTTTCGGGAGCGTTAATTAAAAATCAAAAAACAATCTATTTAGGAAATCAAATCGGAATTGATTTGACACAAAAAGCAGTACGTCACTTAGATATTATTCCATTTAATGGTAAAAACTATTTGTTGGTGACGGTAAATAATAAAAAAGCAGAAGTATATGAACTTCCAATGAAAAAAAATAAAACAATCAAATAATAAAAATGAAAGCTAAAATTTTTCTTTTAGGAATTGTGATTCTTTTTTTAACGTCTTGTAAAAAAGAAAAATCCATTGTTATTACAGCCAATGATTATTGTTCAGCTGTTGATACAGTAACAGGAATTATGGTTCATGATATTTTTTCTCCTCCTGTGGCTAGTAGAATTTATGTTTATCCTAATGTGGCAGCTTATGAGATTATTGCACAAAACAGTAATAAATATGAAAGTCTTCAGGGGCAGTTAAAAGGATTGGATTCTATTCCAGTTTTAGATCCTAAAAGTGGAGTCAACCAAAAATTAGCAGCTTTGATTGCTCACATGGAAATAAGTAAACAGCTTATTTTTTCAGAACAAGCATTGGAAAAATATAGGGATAGTTTGTATGAAAAATGGGGTTCCGAAAACCAAAAAGAATTTGAAGTATCAAAAGACTATGCGCTAAAAGTAGTAGATAGAATTAAAGCGTGGATGGGAAAAGACAATTACAAACAAACCCGAACCTTTCCTAAGTATTCTGTTCATACGGATCAAGCAGGAAGATGGCAACCCACTCCTCCCGCTTATATGGATGGAGTTGAGCCACATTGGGGAGAAATACGAACTTTAGTAATGGATTCTGCTTCACAATTTAAACCAAAAGCGCCTCATCCTTTTTCTACTGATAAAAACTCTTTGTTTTACAAAGAAGCTAAAGAAACCTATGATGTAGGTAATGAAATGTCTAAAAAATTATTAGCCATTGAAAACGCCAAGACAAATGTAATTCCGGAAGAATCAGCTATTGCTACTTTTTGGGATTGCAACCCGTATGCGACAGTAACACAGGGTCACATGATGTTTGCAAAAAAGAAAAACACACCCGATGCACACTGGATCAATATTACTAAGATTGCTTTAAAGAAAACAAAATCAAATTTTGAGACTACGGTTTTTGCTTATACAAAAGCATCAATAGGTATTTTTGAAAGTTTTATTAGCTGTTGGCATGAAAAATACAGAACCAATGTGATTCGCCCAGAAACCTATATTAATTTATATATTGATGAAAATTGGAAACCACAATTGCAAACGCCTCCTTTTCCAGAATATACCAGTGGGCATTCTGTCGTTTCGTCTTGTTCGTCCATTATTTTAACCTCTATTTTTGGAGATAATTTCAGTTATATTGATGATTCTGAAATCCCTTTTGGTTTGCCAAAAAGAAGTTTTCAATCCTTTAAACAAGCAGCTTCGGAAGCATCTATTAGCAGGTTGTATGGAGGAATTCATTACAGAGCCGCAATTGAGAATGGTGTAGTCCAAGGAACAAATATTGGAAACTATATTAATAGTAAAATCAAATTTTTTAAATCTAAATAAATCAAACATATTAAAATGAATACTAAGTTAAAGAGGTTGTCAGTTGTAGTTTTACTTTCTTTTTTAGGATGGTATTTTGTATTAAAGCAATCGGATTATACTATTACTTTTAAAGTTAATACCGCTACAGGAACTATTTTTCAAGGGATTGCGGAATGGACATCAGCTCAATCTAAAAACCAAAATGAGATTTATACTGTTTTAGAAAAAAGAAATTTTGATTTCATAAAACAATCAATGGTAAAAGATAATGAGGAATTTGTTTATACCTGGGAATTAAAGTCATTGAATGATAGTGTAACTTCAGTTACTGTTGGTATAAAAGATTTAAATCATTCAATATACAATAGGTTGACTGTGCCTTTTATTTCAACAAAATTTACAGAAGAGCAAATAGAGAAAATTAGAAATTTCAAGAGAGGTCTTGTAGAACATATCAGTAATTTTAAAGTGAAAATTGATGGTGAAACTACTTCAGAAGAAATTTTTGTTGCCTATATATCGATGGAAAGTGTTTTGCAGGAAAAAGCTCAGAAAATGATTATGAATGATATAGATATTGTTGGTTATTTGGATAGAAATAAAATTAAGATTATTGGATTTAGACCCTATTTAGAAATTGTTGATTGGAATCAGGAAAAAGAATTATTAAAATTTAATTATTGTTTTCCAATACCTAAAAACACAAAATATATTCCGGATCAACATGTTAAGTTTAAAAAAATCCCAGCAATGAGAGGTATTCAGGCAACGTATTTTGGGAATTATAGGACATCAGATAGAGCTTGGTTTGCCATTTTAGATTATGCAAAACGAAATAAAATAAAACTACAAAATAGGGTTTTAGAACATTTTTTAGCTAACCCATTTAATGGTGGAAATGAGTTAGAATGGGAGGCTAAAATTATTATTCCATTTGAAGATAAATAACTTAAGTTTAAATTTTTATTAATGTTTCGATAACGTTTTCGGGTTTAACGAAAACGTTTTTTATTTTAAATAATGACCATGTTATTTTTTTTAAATTAATTTTAAAAAAATAATTTAATGTCATTTAATAAATAGTCGGAATAATGGGATATAAATACAAACTTAGTTTTTGGCAAATCTGGAATATGAATGTCGGATTTTTTGGTATTCAATATAGTTTTGGATTACAACAAAGTGCGGTAAATCCTATTTATGATTTTTTAGGGGCAAGCCCTGATCAAATACCCTTGTTGAATTTGGCGGGGCCAATGACAGGATTATTAGTTCAACCTTTAATAGGTGCATTAAGTGATAAAACCTGGAGCCCAAGATGGGGAAGGAGAAAACCTTATTTTTTAATAGGAGCTATTTTGTGTAGTATAGCCTTATTATTGTTTCCTTTCAGTAGTTCATTATGGATGGCGGCAGGTTTATTATGGATTTTAGACGCTGGTAATAATACAGCGATGGAGCCTTACAGAGCCTTTATTGCAGATAAATTAGATGATGAGCAATTGCCTTTAGGTTTTCAAATGCAGAGCTTTTTTACTGGTTTTGGACAAACATTAGCTAATATTTCATTGTTTATTTTTCCAATGATTTTTATTGGCAAAACAGGGTCTCTGCCCACTTGGGTTTATGCTTCTTTTTTTCTCGGGGCTATTTGTTCTATTGGGACAATTTGGTGGAGTATGAGAACAACACAGGAAATTCCTCCCACAGCAGAAGAACTTGCTCATTTAAAGGAAAATAAAGGAGGCTTATTTGATCCATTGATAGAAATTTTTTCAGCCATTGGAGAAATGCCCAAAGTAATGTGGCAACTGGCATTGGTGTATTTGTTTCAATGGTATGCATTATTCTGCTATTGGCAAAATTCTTCCAAAAGTATCGCTTTATCCGTTTGGAATGCTACTCCTCAGAATAATCCTGTAGCATATGAGGAAGCAGTGAGCTGGACTGGTTTAGTGAACGGATGGTATAATGTGGTCACATTCATCTCGGCTTTTGCTTTAGTTGGATTTACTAAAAAATATAGTCCTAAAACGGTTCATGCTTTCTGTTTGTTATTGGCAGCACTTGGATTTTTAGCTTTTCCAAATATACATGATAAGAACTTTTTGTTTTTTGCAATAACCGGTTTTGGGATAGGTTGGGCAAGTATGATGGGGATTCCTTATCTGTTGGTTGTTTCTGAGATTCCCAAAGAAAGGTATGGTGTATATATGGGGATTATTAATATGATGATTGTTATCCCAATGATTATCCAAAATCTCTCATTTGGTTTTATCCTAAAACATTTTTTAAATAATGACTCCAGACTGGCAATAACTTTTGCAGGGGTATTATTGATTTTGAGTGCTGTCTGTACATTATTGATTAAAACAAAAAAAGCAAAATTAAGTGAATAATTCAAATAAATAATGAGATGGATAAAATAGATATCCTTTGTGTTGGAGAAGTGCTAGTAGATTTTATTGGACATCAGGAAGGTGTTCTTATTAATGAGACTAGAGATTATCATAGGTATTTAGGGGGGTCTCCTACTAATGTAGCAATGAATTCAACACGATTAGGTTTAAATACTATAATGGTTGCAACGGTAGGTAATGATGGTTTTGGTTCCTACATTACAGAACGATTAACTAGTGTTGGTATAAACACAAGCCACATTAAAATATTAGATGATAAATCGACTAGTGTAATTTTTGTTTCAAGATCTCAGGGGACGCCAGATTTTATTCCATATCGTGCAGCAGATTGTTGCATTTATGAAGAACAAATTTCAAGCGAAATATTATCTAATACTACTATATTTCATACCACTTGTTTCGCCTTAAGCAAAAATCCTGCACAAAAAACAATTTTAAAAAAGGCTCAAGAAGCTTATGATTTAGGCTGTAAATTAAGTATTGATGTAAATTATGCCAGAAAGCTTTGGAAGAGTCAAAAAAAGCGTTCAAGGTTATCAAAACCTATTGCCAATTC from Flavobacterium nitratireducens includes:
- a CDS encoding VCBS repeat-containing protein — translated: MYRILLLFILLNTILSCSKDNEDTLFSKLDSSETGIQFVNEVKNEKNMNIFKYRNFYNGGGVAIGDINNDGLADVFFTSNQGKNKLYLNKGNFKFEDISAKSGIEGKKAWSTGVVMVDINNDGFLDIYVCDAGSNIDAIRKSQLYINNGNNTFTEKAAEYNLADTGITTHAAFFDYDKDGDLDCYILNNSFIPVSSLNYSNKRELRDKDWDVPEILKGGGDKLLRNDGGKFVDVSEESGIFGSLIGFGLGVTVGDVNGDTYPDIYISNDFYERDYLYINNTNGTFSEKIQDMTTHISQSSMGADFADINNDGRGDIFTTDMLPEGDERLKNTTSFDNYDLLTRKLSMDFYNQYMSNALQLNDGDRFTEIANYAGVSKTDWSWGALIFDMNNDGYKDIYVCNGIYNDLTNQDFMDFFANELMQKMVVTGKKEEMETIIAKMPSTPISNYAFLNNGNLSFTNKATNWGLATPSFSNGAAYGDLDNDGDLDLVVNNVNMESFVYRNNSEKNKANHYLKVKLKGDKQNTFAIGSVVELYSGKEIIRQELIPSRGFQSSVDYVMTFGLGTKKIDSLQVIWPNGKTQIVKQPRQNYTLNLSIGNAKTNYLVKANKSKPLLKSVKTNFLTHKENDYIDFDYEGLISKMLSQEGPSLAIGDVNGDGNEDVFIGGGKGQSGKIYLNNAANNFAITNQKVFELDSAFEDTAASFFDVDNDGDLDLFVGSGGNENIDIANYSNRLYLNNGKGIFTKSTSKIPTANTNVSVVTPYDFDNDGDMDVFVGSRSVPGIYGIDPKHLLLENDGKGNFVNVIDKKAFKVNSVGMITDAVWEDIDNDGKKDLIIVGDWMAPQIFKNTGRRLAVFNSNLAGFSGFWNSVQCVDLNNDGKKDLILGNKGTNTSYKATVKNPMRLFTNDFDGNGTIEQISTRYIDGKDKPINLKQEMAKQIPSIKKKNLSYADYAKKSVQEIFSTDVINSSLKKTAVIQESVVAINNGKGNFKVKKLPTPVQLSSVNTICVTDVNHDGNLDLILGGNQYEYKPQYNRLDASFGSLLLGDKKGDFSWLPYDKSGLFITGEVQKIKCIKSKNNSIAVLAVVNNNTPKLFISNE
- a CDS encoding MFS transporter produces the protein MGYKYKLSFWQIWNMNVGFFGIQYSFGLQQSAVNPIYDFLGASPDQIPLLNLAGPMTGLLVQPLIGALSDKTWSPRWGRRKPYFLIGAILCSIALLLFPFSSSLWMAAGLLWILDAGNNTAMEPYRAFIADKLDDEQLPLGFQMQSFFTGFGQTLANISLFIFPMIFIGKTGSLPTWVYASFFLGAICSIGTIWWSMRTTQEIPPTAEELAHLKENKGGLFDPLIEIFSAIGEMPKVMWQLALVYLFQWYALFCYWQNSSKSIALSVWNATPQNNPVAYEEAVSWTGLVNGWYNVVTFISAFALVGFTKKYSPKTVHAFCLLLAALGFLAFPNIHDKNFLFFAITGFGIGWASMMGIPYLLVVSEIPKERYGVYMGIINMMIVIPMIIQNLSFGFILKHFLNNDSRLAITFAGVLLILSAVCTLLIKTKKAKLSE
- a CDS encoding VCBS repeat-containing protein translates to MNKIIIAGLFTFLFINCSRNENQLFEKLSSEKSNVKFNNKLDASKNISILDYLYYYNGGGVALGDINNDGLVDIYFTSNQGKNKLYLNKGGNVFEDISVKAGVEGESDWETGSIMADVNGDGYLDIYVCAVVGINGFEGHNELYINNGDNTFTESAAEYGLDIDNYCSSVAFFDYDNDGDLDMYLLNHAIHSELSYGKAEIRNKRNYESGDKLFRNDAGKFVDVSEQAGIFGGANGYGLGIAVSDFNLDGNQDIYICNDFHEDDYYYLNNGDGTFTECMKNYFGHTSRFSMGVDVADINHDGFPDIITLDMLPEDEKVLKSSAGDDNPQMLKVRTERLGYHYQYTRNMLQINQGGNHYTETALLSGVAASDWSWSSLFADYDQDGEQDIFICNGIPKRPNDLDYIKYFSNDNVKTKLSTTKLLDKQALNKMPKGNVTNYVFQGGKDLQFKNKSKEWIENDSIISNGGAYADLDNDGDLDVVTNNLNNIASIYINKTNDKAHYLKLKLRFGGKNTFGIGSKVISYVKGKKQFKEIQTTRGFQSSSEPIIHFGYGKINKVDSIQVIWPDKTIQTLKNVKTNQTLTIKANNSRKAFDYRKLHPLVLPVFKKVANNLGLDFIHQENNFVDFTAQKLIPYQRSDRGPATVVGDMNNDGKEDVFFGGSQGKLAAVYLQSGKGFSKKTFHSISSDSIYEDASAVIADFNGDRQNDLIVASGSGQYAADLVHRLYLGNAFNKSTFPDTKAMNASVIKTIDYDKDGDLDLFIGNNSKYNSFGRMPDCYLLNNNKGVFSIVQNKIFEEIGMVTNALVTDFNNDGTPDLIVVGEWMKPKFFANKKGIFKEVTENLLPGKQNGLWQSICAFDIDHDGDQDYLVGNWGMNSKFKASQEFPMKMYYDDFDTNDMFETIVTVEKNGKYYTTMGLDELAEEFSGMLKKKFNTYKSFAGKTVDEVFDTKMLEKAKLYEVHNLKSGYLRNDKGKFTFVPFSNKMQVSPITSFVKADFDGDGQDEVFTAGNYFGVTPYHSRFDGFSGALIKNQKTIYLGNQIGIDLTQKAVRHLDIIPFNGKNYLLVTVNNKKAEVYELPMKKNKTIK
- a CDS encoding vanadium-dependent haloperoxidase is translated as MKAKIFLLGIVILFLTSCKKEKSIVITANDYCSAVDTVTGIMVHDIFSPPVASRIYVYPNVAAYEIIAQNSNKYESLQGQLKGLDSIPVLDPKSGVNQKLAALIAHMEISKQLIFSEQALEKYRDSLYEKWGSENQKEFEVSKDYALKVVDRIKAWMGKDNYKQTRTFPKYSVHTDQAGRWQPTPPAYMDGVEPHWGEIRTLVMDSASQFKPKAPHPFSTDKNSLFYKEAKETYDVGNEMSKKLLAIENAKTNVIPEESAIATFWDCNPYATVTQGHMMFAKKKNTPDAHWINITKIALKKTKSNFETTVFAYTKASIGIFESFISCWHEKYRTNVIRPETYINLYIDENWKPQLQTPPFPEYTSGHSVVSSCSSIILTSIFGDNFSYIDDSEIPFGLPKRSFQSFKQAASEASISRLYGGIHYRAAIENGVVQGTNIGNYINSKIKFFKSK
- a CDS encoding carbohydrate kinase family protein, producing the protein MDKIDILCVGEVLVDFIGHQEGVLINETRDYHRYLGGSPTNVAMNSTRLGLNTIMVATVGNDGFGSYITERLTSVGINTSHIKILDDKSTSVIFVSRSQGTPDFIPYRAADCCIYEEQISSEILSNTTIFHTTCFALSKNPAQKTILKKAQEAYDLGCKLSIDVNYARKLWKSQKKRSRLSKPIANSIL